A region from the Nesterenkonia lacusekhoensis genome encodes:
- a CDS encoding glycosyltransferase family 87 protein — protein MTRTISRDGVVAPTQDDPLVAHLSERAGGPTGRRLRSSDPGTASGLSGAEGAGGAGRFWSVPRVLVAMTVAMILLSALSMQWCRVNGWAGDGMNLHGCYSDVAALYSARELDQNPWAPFSGEHRFEYPVLTGLVAAVAALITHGLDALSVGYWGARTELLHWDISFLLTAAVWIVLVLTVMRTAGRDAGPSARGRPWDAAIVALSPAILFGAGINWDLWATASLALAVLLHVRGRHLGAGVMVGVGVSFKIFPLFLLGAVLVLALRHELSRRGMLGGRASSGRIGLREFGLTAAGAGGSWLFINLPAMLASWDSWQQFYSFSAERGAGNSSIWHVWLLADGQGLSADQVSFWSFTLFLLSCLSVLALGLLAPEEPRMVQLLLLIVAAFMIFNKVYSPQFMIWLIPLIALARPRWRDALIWQAFQVLHFWAIWMYFLGRQPEALPQHTLGEGVFAAAVIAQFAATGYLMVQVILDVWRPQRDPVRSGGLTSV, from the coding sequence CGGGCCGACCGGGCGCCGCCTGAGGAGCTCCGACCCCGGCACGGCCTCAGGGCTGAGCGGTGCGGAAGGAGCCGGCGGCGCCGGGCGCTTCTGGAGCGTCCCCCGGGTCCTGGTGGCCATGACTGTGGCGATGATCCTGCTCTCTGCGCTGTCCATGCAGTGGTGCCGGGTCAACGGCTGGGCTGGGGACGGGATGAACCTGCACGGCTGTTACTCGGACGTCGCCGCGCTCTACTCCGCCCGCGAGCTGGACCAGAACCCCTGGGCCCCCTTCTCCGGGGAGCACCGGTTCGAGTACCCGGTGCTGACCGGCCTGGTGGCTGCGGTCGCCGCACTGATCACCCACGGGTTGGATGCGCTCTCCGTCGGCTACTGGGGCGCACGCACCGAGCTGCTCCACTGGGACATCAGCTTCCTGCTCACAGCCGCCGTGTGGATCGTCCTGGTGCTCACCGTGATGCGCACCGCCGGACGCGACGCCGGCCCCTCCGCCCGGGGCCGGCCTTGGGATGCGGCCATCGTGGCCCTGTCTCCGGCCATCCTCTTCGGAGCCGGCATCAACTGGGACCTCTGGGCCACCGCCTCCCTGGCCCTGGCCGTGCTTCTCCACGTGCGCGGCCGACACCTGGGCGCGGGGGTGATGGTCGGAGTCGGGGTCTCCTTCAAGATCTTCCCACTGTTCCTGCTGGGAGCCGTCCTGGTCCTCGCGCTGCGGCATGAGCTCAGCCGACGGGGCATGCTGGGCGGACGCGCCAGCAGCGGACGGATCGGTCTGCGCGAGTTCGGCCTGACCGCCGCCGGCGCCGGAGGCAGCTGGCTGTTCATCAACCTGCCGGCCATGCTCGCCAGCTGGGACTCCTGGCAGCAGTTCTACAGCTTCTCGGCCGAGCGTGGGGCCGGCAACTCCTCGATCTGGCACGTCTGGCTCCTGGCTGATGGCCAGGGCCTCAGCGCAGACCAGGTCTCCTTCTGGAGCTTCACGCTGTTTCTGCTGTCCTGTCTGAGCGTGCTCGCTCTGGGCCTGTTGGCCCCGGAGGAGCCGCGCATGGTCCAGCTGCTGCTGCTGATCGTGGCCGCGTTCATGATCTTCAACAAGGTGTACTCGCCGCAGTTCATGATCTGGCTGATCCCCCTGATCGCCCTGGCCCGTCCGCGCTGGCGGGATGCGCTGATCTGGCAGGCCTTCCAGGTCCTGCACTTCTGGGCCATCTGGATGTACTTCCTGGGCCGGCAGCCTGAGGCCCTTCCGCAGCACACCCTGGGGGAGGGGGTCTTCGCCGCGGCGGTGATCGCCCAGTTCGCCGCCACCGGATACCTCATGGTCCAGGTGATCCTCGACGTATGGCGCCCGCAGCGGGATCCGGTGCGCTCGGGCGGATTAACCTCTGTGTAA
- a CDS encoding sensor histidine kinase: protein MNTGRTTAPDETGQNQPLKGWEELGIVRRRGVRGWFRRHPRVMNAVVVLIYLLLSVGNLGFLFADMAERGWLILGIDLVIAALLIFRHRAPLTVTAAVTVAEAAALTIYPWHNAQLIGLCFALYCVGLALGLKWALPVAAVSWAFSYVPVLRLSAWEAEYGTSVLVESMDEPMSSASFFWAAAPVMLLFCGMSAGIGAAVRRGREHQREILEWAQRSQEMAQVGERNRIAREMHDVVAHSLSVMISLADGARVVVRRDPERAAEVLEELSGTGRSALGDMRRIIGVLKRGDDVAEAREQERGPVRETLEELYEGFRQAGLPLTVTTVGPPLPDDTGFGLTVHRIIQESLTNVLRYGRQVSQVEVRVEHQTGLTEEESERLRDEEGLSQEEQDALGMGRSCQVVLTITDDGLPSSGGQRAESVGSGQGIHGMAERVAFYNGSIYAGPGHPRGWTVRAVLQPPH from the coding sequence ATGAACACCGGCAGGACCACGGCGCCGGACGAGACCGGGCAGAACCAACCGCTGAAGGGTTGGGAGGAGCTCGGCATCGTCCGGCGCCGCGGTGTGCGCGGATGGTTCCGCCGGCACCCGCGGGTGATGAACGCCGTCGTGGTGCTGATCTACCTGCTGCTGTCGGTGGGGAACCTGGGGTTCCTCTTTGCGGATATGGCCGAGCGCGGCTGGCTGATCCTCGGGATCGACCTGGTGATCGCGGCCCTGCTGATCTTCCGGCATCGTGCACCGCTGACCGTCACCGCCGCGGTGACCGTGGCGGAGGCCGCCGCGCTGACCATCTACCCCTGGCACAACGCGCAGCTGATCGGTCTGTGCTTCGCTCTCTACTGTGTGGGCCTGGCCCTGGGCCTGAAATGGGCCCTGCCCGTAGCTGCGGTCTCCTGGGCCTTCTCATACGTTCCGGTTCTGCGGCTCTCCGCCTGGGAGGCCGAGTACGGAACCTCCGTGCTGGTGGAGTCCATGGACGAGCCGATGAGCAGCGCGTCCTTCTTCTGGGCGGCGGCACCGGTGATGCTGCTGTTCTGCGGGATGTCCGCCGGTATCGGAGCTGCGGTTCGGCGAGGGCGCGAGCACCAGCGGGAGATCCTCGAGTGGGCCCAGCGCTCCCAGGAGATGGCACAGGTGGGGGAGCGGAATCGGATCGCCCGGGAGATGCACGACGTGGTCGCCCACTCGCTCTCGGTGATGATCTCCCTGGCCGACGGCGCCCGCGTGGTGGTGCGTCGGGATCCGGAGCGCGCCGCTGAGGTGTTGGAGGAGCTCTCCGGGACCGGGCGCAGCGCGTTGGGAGATATGCGGCGGATCATCGGTGTCCTCAAGCGCGGCGACGACGTCGCGGAGGCCCGCGAACAGGAGCGCGGCCCGGTCCGGGAGACCCTGGAGGAGCTCTATGAGGGCTTCCGCCAGGCGGGGCTTCCGCTGACGGTGACCACAGTGGGGCCGCCGCTGCCCGACGACACCGGCTTCGGGCTGACAGTGCATCGGATCATCCAGGAGTCGCTGACCAATGTGCTGCGCTACGGCCGGCAGGTCAGCCAGGTGGAGGTCCGCGTGGAGCACCAGACCGGCCTCACCGAGGAGGAGTCCGAGCGGCTCCGCGATGAGGAGGGTCTGAGCCAGGAGGAGCAGGACGCGCTGGGGATGGGGCGCAGCTGTCAGGTGGTGCTGACCATCACCGACGACGGCCTGCCCAGCAGCGGCGGGCAGCGGGCCGAGTCCGTGGGCTCCGGGCAGGGGATCCACGGCATGGCCGAACGGGTGGCCTTCTACAACGGATCGATCTACGCGGGGCCCGGGCACCCGCGCGGATGGACCGTACGGGCGGTGCTCCAGCCGCCTCACTGA
- a CDS encoding TRAP transporter permease gives MTDQAAERSRARSAQGGATPGAAAEEQTEEVLREHDISSRFRTELGWWGWLVGALAVAFTAYHLFAAFYRPYNTWMHGSLHVAGALGLIFLLYPASRRLLRPAAADSSRWINLLIGRHHGVAWYDAVLAAAAIYCSTYIFGNYGYLVSNRVQMLGYEDWDILVAAVGVLLVLEATRRCVGLPIVIIAGLAILYAVYGNGLPVFSHRGQDWEELVTNTFLSSGAGIFGTPIQVSANFIFLFLFFAVVLLRTHIGQFFNDLAFRAAGRFTGGPAKAAVAASGLQGMISGSSVANTVASGSFTIPIMKKAGFKPHIAAATEATASTGGQMMPPIMGAAAFIMAQNIGDLEYNELIVIAIIPAGLYFLGAMLSVHFEAKRNGLKGMAPEELPSWRSLLVRMDMLLPLVVIITTLLSGMSAMRAALFGIGTALAISLLRAISEHFIPVIAEGVRQGRSPWVETGKLLLALAHAVVNMFIAGARTALPVIAACASAGIVAGTVTSTGLGGQLGAGLMNLAGGNFLLLLFFVMIACIVLGMGLPTTANYVVTATIAAPILYNNFDVPLIAAHMFVFFFGILADITPPVCLAAYAGAGIAHANPMAAGVAALKIAFAGFLIPYAFILEPALLLQGTVTELLLALGTVILGLISLASGLAGYLLTRANWVQRALLLGAGFLLIYPDPMVSGAGLVMLIAAVTLQLLTRGRSGTTAEPAAAAA, from the coding sequence GTGACCGATCAGGCAGCTGAGCGGTCTCGGGCGCGGTCCGCACAGGGTGGGGCCACCCCCGGGGCCGCTGCTGAGGAGCAGACCGAGGAGGTCCTCCGCGAGCACGACATCTCCAGCCGGTTCCGCACGGAGCTGGGCTGGTGGGGTTGGCTCGTGGGGGCCCTCGCGGTCGCCTTCACCGCGTACCACCTCTTCGCGGCGTTCTACCGTCCCTACAACACCTGGATGCACGGGTCGCTGCATGTGGCCGGTGCCCTCGGACTGATCTTCCTGCTCTATCCGGCCTCCCGGAGGCTGCTGCGCCCGGCGGCCGCGGACAGCAGCCGCTGGATCAACCTGCTGATCGGTCGGCATCACGGTGTGGCCTGGTACGACGCCGTCCTGGCGGCTGCGGCCATCTACTGCAGCACCTATATCTTCGGCAACTACGGCTATCTGGTGTCCAACCGGGTGCAGATGCTCGGCTACGAGGACTGGGACATCCTGGTGGCCGCCGTCGGTGTGCTGCTGGTCCTGGAGGCCACGCGCCGCTGTGTGGGTCTGCCCATCGTCATCATCGCCGGGCTGGCCATCCTCTACGCCGTCTACGGCAACGGGCTGCCGGTCTTCTCCCACCGCGGCCAGGACTGGGAGGAGCTGGTCACCAACACCTTCCTCTCCTCCGGTGCGGGCATCTTCGGCACGCCCATCCAGGTCTCGGCGAACTTCATCTTCCTGTTCCTCTTCTTCGCCGTGGTGCTGCTGCGCACCCACATCGGCCAGTTCTTCAACGACCTGGCCTTCCGGGCCGCGGGGCGGTTCACCGGCGGTCCGGCCAAGGCCGCCGTGGCAGCCTCCGGACTGCAGGGGATGATCTCCGGCTCCTCGGTGGCCAACACGGTGGCCTCGGGCTCGTTCACCATTCCGATCATGAAGAAGGCCGGCTTCAAGCCGCATATCGCAGCGGCCACCGAGGCCACCGCCTCCACCGGCGGGCAGATGATGCCGCCCATCATGGGTGCCGCGGCCTTCATCATGGCTCAGAACATCGGGGACCTGGAGTACAACGAGCTGATCGTCATCGCGATCATCCCTGCAGGTCTGTACTTCCTGGGTGCGATGCTCAGCGTGCATTTCGAGGCCAAGCGCAACGGACTCAAGGGCATGGCACCGGAGGAGCTGCCCTCCTGGCGCTCACTGCTGGTGCGGATGGATATGCTGCTGCCGCTGGTGGTCATCATCACCACGCTGCTCTCCGGGATGTCTGCGATGCGAGCCGCGCTGTTCGGCATCGGCACCGCCCTGGCCATCAGCCTGCTGCGGGCGATCTCCGAACACTTCATCCCGGTCATCGCCGAGGGCGTCAGACAGGGCAGGAGCCCGTGGGTGGAGACGGGCAAGCTGCTGCTGGCCCTGGCCCATGCCGTTGTCAACATGTTCATCGCCGGGGCGCGGACCGCGCTGCCGGTGATCGCCGCCTGCGCCAGTGCCGGCATCGTGGCCGGCACGGTGACCTCCACCGGTCTGGGCGGCCAGCTCGGTGCCGGTCTGATGAACCTGGCCGGCGGGAACTTCCTGCTGCTGCTGTTCTTCGTGATGATCGCCTGCATCGTGCTGGGCATGGGCCTGCCGACCACGGCGAACTATGTGGTCACCGCGACGATCGCTGCGCCCATCCTCTACAACAACTTCGATGTGCCGCTGATCGCGGCGCATATGTTCGTCTTCTTCTTCGGCATCCTGGCTGACATCACTCCGCCGGTCTGTCTGGCCGCCTATGCCGGTGCGGGCATCGCCCACGCCAATCCCATGGCCGCCGGTGTGGCGGCGCTGAAGATAGCTTTCGCCGGGTTCCTGATCCCCTATGCCTTCATCCTGGAGCCGGCGCTGCTGCTGCAGGGCACGGTGACAGAGCTGCTGCTGGCCCTGGGGACTGTGATCCTCGGCCTGATATCCCTGGCCTCCGGGCTGGCCGGCTACCTGCTGACCCGGGCGAACTGGGTGCAGCGTGCACTGCTGCTGGGGGCCGGCTTCCTGCTGATCTACCCCGACCCGATGGTCTCCGGGGCCGGGCTGGTCATGCTGATCGCGGCGGTGACCCTGCAGCTCTTGACCCGCGGGCGCAGCGGAACCACCGCGGAACCGGCAGCGGCGGCCGCCTGA
- a CDS encoding DUF418 domain-containing protein has product MQRLREVDALRALALLGILAANVWYFAEPEFLESGWRSAARDAPGDQLVSSATTLFVEGKAYVVFSFLFGLSFVWQWTSAQRAGVGEVGRSLRRFASLAVLGVIHGVLLFSGDILLAYAVLGCLLLGMRRVGARWAVLFGVVLLVGLPLLLVASAFLTLGGDGFSAPGAGDPEAARAAYAGGLSSYLSFQLEAYAWVMPNVLLGQGPMAFGAFLIGLAVGRAQLIERILGREIATARLITWMVPALVVGLMISWVAAQQLWGPPGSTDAAGASSAEEPAAELVGQTLIFLAGPVQAFGYVIAALLVLRSESFRGLTHRLAPAGQMSLSNYLGQSLVLALIFSGLGLGLAGQLSAAAVGAVVLILWTAQVILSALWLQHLRRGPMEVLVRAVTYGRLIPAGHPKAGHPKGGA; this is encoded by the coding sequence ATGCAGCGTCTGCGTGAGGTGGACGCCCTGCGGGCCCTGGCCCTGCTGGGCATCCTGGCGGCCAACGTCTGGTACTTCGCCGAACCGGAGTTCCTGGAGTCCGGGTGGCGCAGCGCCGCGCGGGACGCTCCGGGAGATCAGCTGGTCTCCTCCGCGACCACACTGTTCGTCGAAGGCAAGGCCTACGTGGTCTTCTCCTTCCTGTTCGGGCTCTCCTTCGTGTGGCAGTGGACATCGGCCCAACGGGCCGGCGTCGGCGAAGTCGGACGGTCGCTGCGGCGCTTCGCCTCACTGGCCGTGCTGGGGGTTATCCATGGGGTCCTGCTGTTCAGCGGCGATATTCTGCTGGCCTACGCGGTGCTGGGCTGTCTGCTGCTGGGCATGCGCAGAGTGGGGGCCCGCTGGGCGGTGCTGTTCGGTGTCGTGCTGCTGGTGGGCCTGCCGCTGCTGCTGGTGGCCAGCGCCTTCCTCACCCTGGGCGGGGACGGGTTCTCAGCACCTGGTGCGGGGGATCCAGAGGCGGCCCGCGCTGCCTATGCCGGCGGGCTGTCCTCGTATCTGAGCTTCCAGCTGGAGGCGTATGCCTGGGTGATGCCCAACGTTCTGCTCGGTCAGGGGCCGATGGCCTTCGGCGCCTTCCTGATCGGACTGGCGGTGGGCCGTGCCCAGCTGATTGAGCGCATCCTGGGCCGCGAGATCGCCACGGCTCGGCTGATCACCTGGATGGTCCCGGCGCTGGTGGTGGGCCTGATGATCAGCTGGGTGGCCGCACAGCAGCTCTGGGGCCCGCCGGGCTCCACCGACGCGGCCGGGGCCAGCTCCGCCGAGGAGCCCGCCGCAGAGCTGGTGGGTCAGACGCTGATCTTCCTGGCCGGTCCCGTCCAAGCGTTCGGGTACGTGATCGCCGCTCTGCTGGTCCTGCGCAGCGAGTCGTTCCGAGGGCTGACCCACCGGCTGGCCCCGGCCGGACAGATGTCGCTGAGCAACTACCTGGGGCAGTCGCTGGTGCTGGCGCTGATCTTCTCCGGACTCGGTCTGGGACTGGCGGGGCAGCTGAGTGCGGCTGCCGTGGGCGCCGTCGTGCTGATCCTGTGGACGGCTCAGGTGATCCTCTCAGCCCTGTGGCTGCAGCACCTGCGCCGGGGGCCGATGGAGGTGCTGGTGCGTGCGGTGACCTATGGCCGCCTCATCCCTGCCGGACACCCCAAAGCCGGTCACCCCAAAGGTGGAGCCTGA
- a CDS encoding response regulator transcription factor: protein METTQSHGTDEGGGPIRVMLVDDQHLLRMGFRLILEGEDDLEVVAEAADGVEALEILKQPEQPVDVVLMDVRMPRMDGIEATRQAVELNPEVRVIILTTFDLDEYAFSGLQAGASAFLLKDVAPEDLVDAVRVVSEGDAVVAPRITQRLLDTFVRKPGSSGPGSVGPSAVGPSAVEPAVVEDPGAAAGSPAVGSPSAVPAAGGAAATPTGAEVSAALEDGTPREALTQREAEVLFAVAEGLSNAEIAQKFFLSEATVKTHVRRILTKLHLRDRVQAVVYAYQTGLVS, encoded by the coding sequence ATGGAGACGACGCAGAGTCACGGCACGGATGAGGGCGGCGGGCCCATCCGGGTCATGCTCGTGGACGATCAGCATCTGCTGCGCATGGGCTTCCGGCTCATCCTCGAAGGCGAGGACGATCTGGAGGTGGTCGCCGAGGCCGCCGACGGCGTGGAGGCGCTGGAGATCCTGAAGCAGCCTGAGCAGCCGGTGGACGTGGTGCTCATGGACGTGCGGATGCCGCGTATGGATGGGATCGAGGCCACGCGTCAGGCGGTGGAGCTGAATCCGGAGGTCCGGGTGATCATCCTGACCACCTTCGACCTGGACGAATATGCCTTCTCCGGGCTGCAGGCCGGTGCCAGCGCCTTCCTGCTCAAAGACGTGGCTCCGGAGGATCTGGTCGACGCCGTCCGCGTGGTCTCCGAGGGCGACGCGGTGGTCGCGCCCAGGATCACTCAGCGGCTGCTGGACACCTTTGTGCGCAAGCCTGGGAGCTCCGGCCCGGGGTCAGTCGGACCCAGCGCTGTCGGACCCAGCGCGGTCGAGCCCGCCGTCGTTGAGGATCCTGGTGCTGCGGCTGGTTCCCCGGCAGTCGGCTCCCCGTCCGCCGTGCCGGCAGCCGGTGGTGCTGCGGCGACGCCGACCGGCGCGGAGGTATCGGCCGCGCTGGAGGACGGCACCCCTCGGGAGGCGCTGACCCAGCGGGAGGCTGAGGTGCTCTTCGCCGTCGCCGAGGGGCTCTCCAATGCGGAGATCGCCCAGAAGTTCTTCCTCTCCGAAGCCACGGTGAAGACCCACGTGCGCCGGATCCTCACCAAGCTGCATCTGCGCGACCGCGTCCAAGCCGTGGTCTATGCGTACCAGACCGGTCTGGTGAGCTGA
- a CDS encoding ABC transporter ATP-binding protein translates to MITAENLRKTYGSKNAVDGISFTAQPGRVTGFLGPNGAGKSTTMRMAMGLDRPSGGSITVNGRPFAQHRAPLREVGAVLDAGATHPGRTARQHLKVLAATHGIGAARVQEVIELTGLEAVAKKRIKGFSLGMNQRLGIAAALLGDPATLIFDEPVNGLDPEGVRWVRQMCRQLAAEGRTVFLSSHLMSEMSQTADHLVVLGRGRIIADAPIQDIIDSGGPGRVLVRSAQATTLMNALSAPEVTLTSRDAETFEVSGLDPRTVGQRALEVGAALHELTPLQSSLEETYMQLTDDEVEYRSGGLS, encoded by the coding sequence ATGATCACCGCGGAGAACCTGCGGAAGACCTACGGGTCCAAGAACGCTGTGGACGGCATCAGCTTCACCGCGCAGCCCGGCCGGGTCACCGGATTCCTCGGGCCCAACGGCGCCGGCAAGTCCACCACGATGCGTATGGCCATGGGGTTGGACCGGCCCAGCGGGGGCAGCATCACCGTCAACGGGCGGCCCTTCGCCCAGCACCGCGCGCCGCTGCGCGAGGTCGGCGCAGTGCTCGACGCCGGCGCCACCCACCCCGGACGCACCGCTCGCCAGCACCTGAAGGTCCTGGCCGCCACCCACGGCATCGGCGCTGCGCGGGTCCAGGAGGTCATCGAGCTGACCGGTCTGGAAGCTGTGGCGAAGAAGCGGATCAAAGGCTTCTCGCTGGGCATGAACCAGCGCCTGGGCATCGCCGCCGCTCTGCTGGGAGATCCGGCCACGCTGATCTTCGACGAGCCGGTCAACGGTCTGGACCCCGAGGGCGTGCGCTGGGTGCGGCAGATGTGCCGCCAGCTGGCCGCCGAGGGCCGGACCGTGTTCCTCTCCTCCCATCTGATGAGTGAGATGTCCCAGACCGCGGATCACCTGGTGGTGCTGGGCCGCGGCCGGATCATCGCCGATGCCCCCATCCAGGACATCATCGACTCCGGCGGGCCCGGGCGGGTGCTGGTGCGCAGCGCACAGGCCACCACGCTGATGAACGCGCTCTCGGCCCCGGAGGTCACCCTGACCAGCCGCGACGCCGAGACCTTCGAAGTCTCAGGTCTGGACCCCCGGACTGTGGGCCAGCGGGCCCTGGAGGTCGGGGCCGCCCTGCATGAACTCACTCCGCTGCAGTCCTCTCTGGAGGAGACCTACATGCAGCTCACCGATGACGAGGTGGAATACCGGTCAGGAGGCCTCTCATGA
- a CDS encoding ABC transporter permease has product MNMNTAQGTSPAQTLQRAETDPSLSGLSFFGVLRSEFAKLMALRTTFWLSLISVVLSVLIAVAMAATVQPGDDAAWVVQGAVVGLWFAMMLLGSLAVISMTTEFTSGSVRSSLAAVPRRSTLYLAKTLAAAALIGLVTAVIVVLCHVVVVFFTDSVTMTAPFENSAVLHHYLANWAAVVVTAVLSVGLGALLRSSAGGIVVLTVFLFVLQTVLFIAWGIMQADWLQTLLDYEYATLIETFTNPEASDPGPLFGGIGMLIWAAVPFGLGWLAFVKRDV; this is encoded by the coding sequence ATGAACATGAACACCGCCCAAGGAACCTCCCCGGCACAGACGCTGCAGCGCGCTGAGACGGACCCTTCGCTGAGCGGGCTGAGCTTCTTCGGAGTGCTGCGCTCCGAGTTCGCCAAGCTGATGGCGCTGCGGACCACCTTCTGGCTCTCGCTGATCTCCGTTGTTCTCTCGGTGCTGATCGCCGTGGCTATGGCCGCGACTGTCCAGCCCGGGGACGATGCGGCGTGGGTGGTCCAGGGAGCCGTGGTGGGACTCTGGTTCGCCATGATGCTGCTCGGTTCGCTGGCGGTCATCTCCATGACCACGGAGTTCACCAGCGGCTCGGTGCGCTCCTCGCTGGCGGCTGTGCCGCGGCGCAGTACGCTCTACCTGGCCAAGACCCTGGCCGCCGCCGCGCTGATCGGACTGGTCACAGCCGTCATCGTGGTGCTGTGTCATGTGGTGGTCGTGTTCTTCACCGATTCGGTGACCATGACCGCGCCGTTCGAGAACTCTGCGGTGCTGCACCACTACCTCGCCAATTGGGCCGCCGTGGTGGTCACCGCGGTGCTCAGCGTCGGGCTCGGTGCGCTGCTGCGCAGCTCGGCGGGCGGCATCGTGGTGCTCACGGTGTTCCTGTTCGTCCTGCAGACGGTGCTGTTCATCGCGTGGGGCATCATGCAGGCGGACTGGCTCCAGACCCTGCTCGACTACGAGTACGCCACCCTGATCGAGACCTTCACCAACCCTGAGGCCAGCGACCCCGGCCCGCTGTTCGGCGGGATCGGGATGCTGATCTGGGCAGCCGTGCCCTTCGGGCTGGGCTGGCTGGCGTTTGTGAAGCGGGACGTGTGA
- a CDS encoding TAXI family TRAP transporter solute-binding subunit has protein sequence MRIRHTATAATAAAALLALSACGNGDGDGGGDADYTEDLTFATGGTGGAYYPLGGELSSIFESETDASVNYVESGGSVDNLGQILQGDAQLAMTQNDTAADAVNGDLDISEDGEDEEFITVDNLGWIANLYPEAMHIVVTEDSGIESIEDLDGQTIAVGDVGSGTRAISDAILEHYDIDYTAEETEFGDSTEMLADGQIDASMFVVGVPVASLTQLAETTDVSLLSLEDSDAEEIAADGFYEAYTIESDAYGFLEEDVTTLSVFAALVASTDEVSEDLAYDITAALFDNIDQITVDQGASIDIEEAFNGLGDIPLHPGAQRYFEENDIEVP, from the coding sequence ATGAGGATCCGACACACTGCGACAGCAGCCACGGCCGCCGCTGCGCTGCTGGCCCTGTCAGCATGCGGCAACGGTGACGGCGACGGCGGCGGGGACGCCGACTACACCGAGGACCTGACCTTCGCCACCGGCGGCACCGGCGGTGCCTACTACCCCTTGGGCGGCGAGCTCTCCAGCATCTTCGAGAGCGAGACCGACGCCAGCGTGAACTACGTGGAGTCCGGCGGCTCGGTGGACAACCTCGGCCAGATCCTGCAGGGCGACGCTCAGCTGGCGATGACCCAGAACGACACCGCCGCTGATGCGGTCAACGGCGACCTGGACATCAGCGAGGACGGCGAGGACGAAGAGTTCATCACCGTGGACAACCTCGGCTGGATCGCCAACCTCTACCCCGAGGCCATGCACATCGTGGTCACCGAGGATTCCGGCATCGAGTCCATCGAGGACCTCGACGGCCAGACCATCGCGGTGGGAGACGTGGGCTCCGGAACGCGCGCCATCTCGGACGCCATCCTGGAGCACTACGACATCGACTACACCGCCGAGGAGACAGAGTTCGGCGACTCCACCGAGATGCTGGCCGACGGTCAGATCGATGCTTCCATGTTCGTGGTGGGTGTGCCCGTGGCCTCCCTGACCCAGTTGGCCGAGACCACCGACGTCAGCCTGCTCTCGCTGGAGGACAGCGACGCCGAGGAGATCGCCGCAGACGGCTTCTACGAGGCGTACACGATCGAGTCCGACGCCTACGGCTTCCTGGAGGAGGACGTCACCACCCTCTCGGTGTTCGCCGCACTGGTGGCCTCCACCGATGAGGTCAGCGAGGACCTGGCCTACGACATCACCGCGGCACTCTTCGACAACATCGACCAGATCACCGTGGACCAGGGCGCCAGCATCGACATCGAGGAGGCCTTCAACGGTCTCGGCGACATTCCGCTGCACCCCGGCGCGCAGCGCTACTTCGAAGAGAACGACATCGAGGTGCCGTGA